The proteins below come from a single Halostagnicola larsenii XH-48 genomic window:
- the fen gene encoding flap endonuclease-1, which translates to MGNAALRDIAVIEEIPFDDIEGVVAVDAHNWLYRYLTTTVKWTNSDAYTTGDGTEVANLIGIVQGLPKFFENDVTPVMVFDGGPSELKDDEIESRREQRRSYEDQLETAREEGDAVAIAQLESRTQRLTPTIQETSRELLGLLDVPVVEAPAEGEAQAAHMVKRGDADYVGSEDYDALLFGSPLTLRQLTSKGDPELMDLEATLDHHELTLEQLIDAAILIGTDFNEGVRGIGPKTALDAITEHGDMWSVLEARGESIEYGDRVRQLFREPNVTDDYEFETTLEPDVEAAQSYVVDEWGVGANEVERGFERIEESAVQSGLDRWT; encoded by the coding sequence ATGGGAAACGCTGCACTTCGGGACATCGCCGTCATCGAGGAGATTCCCTTCGACGATATCGAAGGCGTCGTCGCCGTGGACGCGCACAACTGGCTGTATCGGTATCTGACGACGACGGTCAAGTGGACGAACAGCGACGCGTACACGACCGGCGACGGAACCGAGGTCGCCAACCTGATCGGCATCGTCCAGGGACTCCCCAAGTTCTTCGAAAACGATGTGACGCCGGTGATGGTCTTCGACGGCGGCCCCTCCGAACTCAAAGACGACGAGATCGAATCCCGCCGCGAACAGCGACGGAGCTACGAGGACCAACTCGAGACCGCCCGCGAGGAGGGTGATGCAGTCGCCATCGCACAACTCGAGTCGCGCACGCAGCGGCTGACGCCAACGATTCAAGAAACCAGCCGGGAACTACTGGGACTCCTCGACGTACCGGTCGTCGAAGCGCCCGCCGAGGGGGAAGCCCAGGCGGCGCACATGGTCAAACGGGGTGACGCCGATTACGTCGGCTCGGAGGACTACGACGCCCTCCTCTTTGGCTCTCCGCTGACCCTCCGTCAGCTGACGAGCAAGGGCGACCCCGAACTGATGGATCTCGAGGCCACCCTCGACCACCACGAACTAACCCTCGAGCAACTCATCGACGCCGCGATTCTCATCGGGACGGATTTCAACGAGGGCGTCAGGGGGATCGGTCCGAAGACGGCCCTCGACGCGATTACCGAACACGGCGACATGTGGAGCGTCCTCGAAGCACGCGGTGAGAGCATCGAGTACGGCGACCGGGTCCGACAGCTGTTTCGCGAGCCAAACGTCACCGACGACTACGAGTTCGAAACGACCCTCGAGCCGGATGTCGAAGCCGCGCAATCGTACGTGGTCGATGAATGGGGCGTCGGTGCGAACGAAGTCGAGCGGGGCTTCGAGCGAATCGAAGAAAGCGCGGTTCAGTCGGGACTGGATCGCTGGACGTAA
- a CDS encoding outer membrane protein assembly factor BamB family protein, whose translation MDRVPRSRRRTVLAGVGTLLGAGCLGADRTPAATEADWQMYGRDPGRTRFVPDADIPRDGVEIAWSRSVGASEWFPPVVANGTVYCQYANGLFVVDAETGDGDVSNTYGGFGRGAGPMAFASTTVYRDGVLLVPYGNVIAGYAAEPDGWPESVSGLGEGRVRWWIDDEGVSTSPPGGLGSDAAWLGAPVVTDEGIVSLHPWGTVSAVAADDGGEHWRYGLAAANPDDEYSLVPVGHVVDTATGTVVVKGRVLGGPVFVGLDLADGTREWTVGEGRTPEWRVEAGDSMAARDGAVYTVGWAESDSRRAVRIRELDAATGDHGWTRLLERGSHVGLAVDETNVYHVGVIEAEDGADPIAVAAIDREDGGVRWTKTVDDTPGSVLTEEGPPPTVAGDLLLVPGSLGLHALATADGGRLWTFTETVGTAGGGETERAALTPAVVAGDRIVIGTTLMLYGLG comes from the coding sequence ATGGATCGCGTTCCGAGATCGCGTCGCCGGACGGTGCTCGCCGGAGTGGGAACGCTTCTCGGCGCGGGCTGTCTCGGCGCCGACCGGACGCCGGCCGCAACCGAGGCCGACTGGCAAATGTACGGCCGCGATCCGGGTCGGACGCGGTTCGTTCCGGACGCCGATATTCCCCGTGATGGCGTCGAGATCGCCTGGTCGCGCTCGGTCGGTGCGTCCGAGTGGTTCCCGCCGGTGGTCGCGAACGGGACCGTCTACTGCCAGTACGCCAACGGCCTATTCGTCGTCGACGCGGAGACCGGCGACGGTGACGTCTCCAATACCTACGGTGGCTTCGGCCGGGGCGCCGGCCCGATGGCGTTCGCCTCGACGACGGTTTACCGGGACGGCGTGTTGCTCGTCCCCTACGGCAACGTGATCGCCGGCTACGCCGCCGAGCCCGACGGCTGGCCCGAGAGCGTCTCGGGGCTCGGCGAGGGCCGGGTACGCTGGTGGATCGACGACGAGGGCGTTAGCACGTCGCCACCGGGCGGGCTCGGTTCGGACGCGGCATGGCTCGGCGCACCGGTCGTCACGGACGAGGGAATAGTCAGCCTCCATCCGTGGGGAACCGTTTCGGCCGTCGCGGCCGACGACGGCGGCGAGCACTGGCGATATGGGCTCGCGGCCGCCAACCCCGACGACGAGTACTCGCTCGTTCCCGTCGGTCACGTTGTCGACACCGCGACCGGAACCGTCGTCGTGAAAGGGCGCGTCCTCGGCGGGCCGGTGTTCGTCGGGCTCGACCTCGCGGACGGCACTCGCGAGTGGACCGTCGGCGAGGGGCGGACCCCCGAGTGGCGAGTCGAGGCCGGAGACAGCATGGCGGCACGCGACGGGGCGGTCTACACCGTCGGATGGGCGGAATCGGACTCGAGACGGGCGGTTCGGATCCGCGAACTCGACGCCGCGACGGGCGATCACGGCTGGACTCGGCTGCTCGAGCGCGGCTCTCACGTCGGACTCGCCGTCGACGAGACGAACGTCTACCACGTCGGCGTGATCGAAGCCGAGGATGGGGCAGATCCGATCGCCGTTGCGGCCATCGACCGCGAGGACGGCGGCGTTCGGTGGACGAAGACCGTCGACGATACGCCCGGCAGCGTCCTGACGGAAGAGGGGCCGCCACCGACGGTCGCCGGCGACCTCCTGTTGGTCCCCGGTAGTTTGGGACTTCACGCCCTCGCGACGGCGGACGGCGGACGGCTGTGGACGTTCACCGAAACCGTCGGGACGGCCGGCGGCGGCGAAACCGAACGCGCAGCCCTGACGCCGGCGGTCGTCGCCGGCGATCGAATCGTTATCGGAACGACGCTGATGCTCTACGGGCTCGGATAA